ATATATGTGTAGCAAAATGGCTTTGAATACTTGAGACTTgaagaaaaacaaagcaaattaGTAGGTTAGTGTGTTAGCAAGATATATCGAAATGTTGtttatatttctatatatttctAGAAACACGTAAAGCAGTTAGGAAAATATATCAAAGATAACCTTTTTCATTGGCTTTGGCAAAAAGTCATGTAATCGATTGCTTAGTAATATTCAGTTGCTGCTTTTTTTTATCCACCCCTTGAAAAAGTGCAGCTGCATTACATTTCTATATTTTCCGCATTTTTTGCTGCCCTTTTTGTgcaatataaattatatattgaTGACAATGCAACGTTGATGACTTGATAATTGCAGCAAATGCGcggcaataaaataatcaaagcCTATTTGAATGCGCCAAAAGGGGTTGGGAAATGCACATGACAGGCGGAGAgcagatatatatgtataatcgTATATACACTCTGAATGCAAAACTATTTAGATGCCATAATTGAGCAGAGACAGAAGCGCAAACAGATGCATTCATTACTCCACTCCCCTCTTTCAATTGGCAATTTTCATTGGCAATGCCAGCACACAAATACACGCGAAATTAACATatgaaattgcattttgagcaaataattgaatttctgGCGTAATCTGTAAAATGCATCTGGTCGCGAACTGGATTCTCGTTGGCATTGCTGTTGCGACTCGTCATCGACAACATGCAACATGTTGCAGCCCAGCAGCAACTCCCACATTAACGAGCCACGCTGATGTCTCTCTTTTCTAAATGCACTGAAAGAATATGAGTGCTCTTCTAATATGATAGCAAACGATTAGCACTCATGTctgtttataaataatttaatcaATTACACATTCTTTACTGTTGGAAAATAGTAGGATCAAATGGGGAATCTTTGTTATATCATAGCTATATTTATAGTTGTTTTTCCATAATTGGAGCTGAGTTACTGATGCATTCTGCCCCCCATTCATTTCTGGTCGTGTAGGTCCCGCATCCGTGGAGCGCTATTCAGGCCAGGATGCGGACGATGATGTTGACGTTGATGTGGTCGACTGCAGTGACTCGGAAATGCCGTCGGCaactgcggcagcagcagcggcggcaacaacagcagcggctGCAGCGGCAGCATTGCAGGCGCAGCAACAAGCACGTCAGGCATTGCGTGTtgcacagcaacaacagcagcagcagcaacaacaaaggcagCAGACACATCACCACGCAACAACTGGCAAGCAACAACGCCAACATCACAATCatcacagcagcaacaccaacaacagcagcaactcgggcaacagcaacaccaacagcaaaTCAAGCAGCCAGCGAGGGCGTTCTGCTGCCGCAGTTGGAGCCGCTGCCACGCCCTCGCCACCGCCGCCCCCGCCCTCGCAAAGTCCCGAGGAACTCGAACGCCTGTCGCCAGAGGAATCACCAGCCCAGGTAAAGCTACACAGAGAGATAAATCCTTTTTGTTTTCTAGAAAAAGAAGCTAGCAAAaactattattaaaaaaaaattaataaaataagatATAGGATTTTTTCCTGTATATAGGATTATTTCCTATCTTATCTTATATCATAGTTTCAACCACTTCTAAGTAGGTATGATTTTCTTTGCGTGTATGCATCAGCAACTAAGTGTGGCGAAAGAAATATGCATCTCCTCGAGCGTCCTACTAAAATCGCCTCCTAATTCTCTACTCCTTCTTTTTTGCATCTCTCCTggcactgccacgcccacagcaGCCCACGCCCAAGATAGTGGGCTCGTGCAACTGCGACGATCTCACGCCCGTCCAGTGCCACCTGGAGACCAAGGAGCTGTGGGATAAGTTCCATGAATTGGGCACTGAAATGATCATTACCAAATCGGGCAGGTGAGTGCAGTGCCATTGCCATGGCGGCaacaaatgcataaattaaggGGTTTACGCCTAAGTGAGTGGGCTGGAAAACCAAGGGGTTTCCATTGATGCAGTCATGAATGATTTCTTAAGCAGAGATGAAAGCGCAGATATATGCCTACTTTATTCTAGTTAAGAGGGATATTCTATATACAGAGTGAGCTTAAAGAACTAAAGCAAACCGTATATAATATGAAATTTAAGTTGAATTATCTTACAAAATGTTCTCACTTTCCTATTTGTTGATCTTTCAAAACTCACTTCAATCAATCCAGCAACCAATCAAGTTAGACATTTGAAAACTCCACTTATCGACGTAGCCagttattgaaagaaatttcCCGATAATCGATCACATTTCGTTTATAGCCCCGGCAACttgcattttatttcattaagCGCATTCGTTGGAATTCAATTTGCCGGCGGTCATGGAGAGGCGGTGTGCTGGGAGGGGCGGTGTGGCATGGGGCAGTCCGGGTCATAACCATAATGCCGCCCCCGGCAATTGGCCACCAATCGAGCACACGAAAAGTCCTCGAACGAAACACAATcaataaaaactttaatgcGCCTTTCACCCATGGAAAGCCAAAATCCCCAACAATTCCAGCTCATGTTGGCTGGCCACGCCCCGTTTACGCCCCATGCCGTCTTAACTGGAAATATCAACAGCTTTTCGGTTAGTTCCTCATTTGCATCAAGacatttatttgttgttgttgtatttttgATTGACAAGGCTTTGAAGTAATTTGCGTCGATTTTCGATtagcagcaaaacaaaagacaaCCATTTCGTCAGCTGTTTTAGCTCAAAAAtgatatatacatacgtacCAGCCAAAATaccaaacacacaaacacgcaTACTCACATAAAAAACGGAGTTAAACGACTTTTCATTCGCAACTCAGGCAAAGTTGAAGGAATTATTGCTCGACGATATGTTCGATTCTCGTGCGAATGTTGTGGCGATGTTTTTAGGGGTTGGGGGTTCTTCAAAAGGAAACATGAACGTGAAACATAACCGTTTTGGGGCAAggaacttttgtttttttgcttttggaaAACATGCGAAATGCGCATTAGTCGCTAGGTGGTAGTTAGGATCGCCCTTTCTTTGTTTGTGGATTTTTTTGGGGCCTTTTTCTGGTTGCTTTACATCGGGTATTATGGAATTTTGCAATGAAATGGTACACACTTTTATGAATGAAGTATGCATTGTGAAGAATTTATAATCAAATTTTTACttctgttttaattttttgtaggGTACTTCACAGTCTACCCAGTGCTAgttcttttttatatttctgcTACTGTTTCCTTGCTTTTTGCCTGGCaacttttgtttattatttggcTTTGTTGATGCTTAACCCTTTGTCGGCCGTCAACAGGCGGCTCTGCACCCCCCGCTCCCTGCATTTGCGACACATTAACAAATTTACTCCCTTTGGTTGCCCCGCATTTCGGTACCCCCATCCGGAGATCCACACCAAGTATAAATTGCATTGTAATAGCTGCCGATTGTCGCGCTAACAACGCATTTGCATGTCCTTTGGCTTTCGGGACATTCGCTCCTTTCGCCTCGTGTTTTTGCGTTTGTGTATTTACTCCTGTTTTTTTCGGCCCTGTAATTAGTCAAAGGATACCGATGAACGGCCAACACTTATTTACATTTGTGCGGGTTTGACGAACGCGTGCAACACAATTGCAAAGCGGAGGCAAAAAAGCCACGAATTCGATGGAAAAGCAGTAGCCGAAGCAGTGGCAGAATAATTCCCATTCCCAGCGATATCCATCTATGTCAGCACATCGTTTGCTAGCTAAACATGTCCACGAAAGGGGCGGGCCAGGTGGCTAAGTGGGTGTGGCAATGCGGGACTTTTTTATGTGAAtgatacattttaaattgcaaaatatacGACTGGGGGGCTGTGGCTCGATGGCATGACTCGCTGCAGTCTGTCATGGCGGATATAATTTGACAACGGTAAACATATGGAAACAGATCATTGTCATTGTACATATCAATATTTGAAAGGAAAGCACAAAAACATAGAAATATGGAAAGattacttatatatatttaacgTATATTTAAGCAATTCAAAACTAACAATTATAAAACAAGTAACTAAGTATTAGCTTATTTGTGATAACATTCCATTTCACTAGCCATCAGTTGCATCTGGATAATCAGAAAGTGTTCTTACCACAATAACCCGCAATTTTTCAGGCAATTCGCTGTGGCAGCTGTGAAAATGTTGCTGCCACATGCAAATGCGCATGCGTGGCACTCATCAGAAGGAAACCGTGAAAAGCGGCCAAGAAGTGCCGCAAATTGCCAGCACATACGAAATCGAAAAAAAGCGGAGACTTTTCAGATGATTTACAAGCAGAGGCAACGATGAAAAGGCGTCAAAGTCAGAGCGTTTGAATTTTTTACCTGTTACGCGGTCAGGTTGGGATGGTTTTCTTTGTTTGTGCGGTTGCCGAGATAAAATATCACGTGGTTTGCGATTTTGTCACGCTGTCAGCGGTTTTGAGGTTGGCATTTTTCCGAAGACAAAGGCGGCAAAGTCAGCAGACGGGATAATTGTTTGTTGACCCATCGCAAAATACCCAGAGTTTGTCAATATTTTGCGACAAACTCTTCACGCCTATTAGCCGAGCTCTTTTCCGCCGCAGGACATTCGAGGACAGTAGCCTGAGCTGCAAGGATGCGTTCAAATTGCAATTTCCATGGTGCAACCCCTTGCAGGCCAAGATATTTTCGCCGCACTGGCATTTTTTGGGTAAACAATGTGCACAACTTCATTAATATTTCTGGGCAGCAGCTGAAATGGTCAGCAGATAGCAGATAGATCGGGAACAAGTTAATCCCCAGTTGAAGGAAAGGTGCAGGGTATGAGTTATGAATTAATCAACTAATAAAAGATAGCGAACGGAGGGAGTGTTGTCAGCTGGCGATAAGATCAAAGTTATAGTCTATAACTTGTCTTTTTCGGGGGTTGCTTTTTAGTTTCGCTTTGTTCACCTACTCGCTGcctaatttgcattttattaatttagaCCTCGAGGCTTAATTTGCTGTAACAAAGGTGTTGATAATGAATTGCCATTCCTACATGTTCCTGCTTATATACCACTACTAATTGAAAGCCGAGCGACCCCATGGCAAATGGTGTGTAAACTTCATAATTGTAACCTTTGGCACCTAAGCTCTCTGGCTGCGGTCCGAAAAACCGAGTGAGAGCCATTTCCCTAATTTTCCCATAAACAAATACATAAAATCCACACTTAGAAGCTCGGCCAGCGGGCGAACCAAACTAAACCGGCGAAACCCCCCACGAAAGCGAAATAGCCAACTTGGCATTGACTGGGGGAGTGGCTATTGCTCTGGCTGCCCTCGGGCGGCTCTTCAACTCGtaaaatgtatgtaaatgCTGGAATATGATTTACGACATTTCCGCCTAGCAGCAGAAACACCACAAACACaccaaacaaaaataatggAAACGTGGGGGCGCGCCATTAGATATGGCCCATCAAAacggggcgtggcagttgCTCGGCTTTCACACATTTATGGATTACATTAGCAGGTCGGTCAAGCCATCAGAAAAGTGTTAACATTTTACTCGAAACTgagaaaaatatttgccaaaacTCCTGAAAACAGGGCTTAtagcaaaatattaaatactaaatactaatatatattaatttatgaaGTTAGCAAACCTTTGGTAGAAAAcgttaattaataaaaatcgACTATTGTTTCTTTTGCTTAAGAATACCTAAGGAAGTATAATGCACAGTGCATTATGTGTAGCATGAGCTTCTTATGGAAATTCTTTCCATTCGTTTCGGGGTTAGAAACAAAATGGGAGCTTCCGGTTTGGCGGCTTCCGTTCTAGAGTTTTGGCGGTCAGGCTCGACTGCAGTTAGTCAGTTGAAGTCGGTCCGTGCAGATTCGAGATAAGCGAAACACGTTAAGTGCCCGCTACAATGGTGCTAATTGTGGCATGCAACTGCGGCGAGTGCAACAGAAAGAGCTTACAGCACAAATCACAATTACAACTTGTGATTTTGGATTCGTTTTGGCCTGGTAACTGCGATAAATACGCGGCCACTGAAACAATCATGGTGACACTGGGCCCGCCCATTACAATAATGGGCTGTAAACACAGCTCGAACAAACAAGAGTTGTATATTATGTGACATATGTGGGTTGAAATTCAGGAGAAATGGGAAAATTGGACTGGAAAGAAATCTTCAATGGGACCCACAGACCTCAACAGGTACAAATTGTATTTGCGTGTCTGACATTTAAAGTCCTTTTGCATTTGGAATACTCGTATTAAcacgtttgttattaaataaatgcaaCTTAAGATAATATAGCGAGATTTGGAAGGACGCCTTATGAAAATATGTCTTTTAGTTTCGAGTTTCTTAATCGCCAGTAAACCACTGGGTTATACCAGTGTTGCACAATTAGCGTTCCCAAATCAATTATAATTGTACAACCCAGACTATCGGCTTTACTATTTGATTCATGATAGGCGTTCTTTCTGCAAGACAAATGACAAAAAACTGGGCTGGGTCATTAGCGTCATTTACACTTACCTGCGACCACAAACACGATTTTCCGCGGGTGGTGGGTGGGTTTGGTGGTACACACCCCGTTCCGGCCACCCGCTGGGCGAACGTCCTGCGTTCAGGACGACGACATCGCTTGCGGAAATGTGTCAAAAACGTGCTAAAAgtcataaaattaaatatgcgTCTTATTTACATACCTTGCTAGCTCACCACCTActtgtttttgtgtttctgCCGCCGCAACACAATGGcgggcaataaaaaaatagttCATGATTTTCGTGTTTTTCTTGTGTGTGTTTTCGTGACTTCACCAGCATTTTCCGACGATTTTGGTGCAACAGAAAATTTATTTCACTCAAAATAATACTATTAAATTAGTATCAGTAAGGTTTCTTTTAATTAGTTtagtataaacaaatttttataaatttcagACGCATGTTCCCCACCGTTCGAGTGAGTTTCTCGGGTCCTTTGCGTCAAATTCAGCCAGCGGACCGATATGCCGTACTTTTGGATGTGGTACCGCTTGATTCGCGGCGATACCGTTACGCCTACCATCGCAGCTCGTGGCTGGTGGCCGGAAAGGCGGATCCGCCGCCACCCTCCCGCATTTACGCCCATCCGGATTGTCCTCTGAGTCCGGAGGCACTGCGAAAACAGGTCGTCTCCTTCGAAAAGGTGAAATTGACAAACAACGAGATGGACAAGAGTGGACAGGTGAGTCGAAGCGTCTCAATTTGTAGGGTTGAGATTTTGAGAAGTCAAAAGAAAGTCAGAATAGTTAGTTAgtctttaaaatttgtatacaTAACTTTTAAGCTTTACTACGTTAGGCGATCTAATGGTTCTGATAACTTTCAAGGATTAAAAGTAATTCTCCAAAAAATGGTGCAAAGTTAGCTTCCACTCTTTTATAGTCCGATCCTGACTCATCTCAGTCTTGAATTATTTAAACTGCAAGACAAACACATAAACTGGCGGACCGTCTTGCCATTGTCTTGCGATTCGGCGCGGGGTCAAAAGGGGTCAGCCAGGGTTGCCAACGAACGCGAGTGCACATATGCAAATGGCATTGCGCGCGCacaaaaatgaatgaaaattgTTGGCAATTTGGTGGCAAATACAAGCCGGCTCAGGACCCCGTTggcatatatatacatatatatttctgGGGATTTTCGAGCCTGCTACCGTTTTTATCACGGCCATAAAGGCGGTGGATGTGACTGAAGGAGTGAAGTAAAAAGACGCTGCGAGGACAGTCAAAACAAACGTCGACTACTTTTTATGGACGTACATTTATTATTGGGCCGTGTGTGCGCTCcaagcaaacaacaacaacgaacaacaacaaacaatcCGCATTCAGGGAATTTTTCTTCTCCAAAAACCCACTTTTTGCAGGTCGTGCTGAACTCAATGCACCGCTACCAGCCCAGGATCCACTTGGTGCGTTTGAGCCATGGCCAGAGCATACCCGCCAGTCCCAAGGAGCTGCAGGATATGGACCATAAAACCTTCGTTTTCCCGGAGACCGTATTCACGGCCGTGACGGCCTATCAGAATCAATTGATTACGAAACTGAAAATCGATTCGAATCCGTTTGCGAAGGGATTTCGCGATTCGTCGCGTCTCAGTGACTTTGATAGGTAAGTCTGCCCCGATTTCCATTCCTCTAGTCCGTAGTTGCCCCCGTTTCGGTTTTTTATGGGGTCATGTCTGATTTATGGCCTGATTTACGATGGCCTGTTGAGCCGTAAAGCCGATACAGTAGCACAACTTGCCGCTGATTAGCGAAAATGTGTGAAAGTGCCAGTCTACGAAGCGATTCCTGCAGGTTCTTCATCTTCAATTAGCGTGCAACGTGCAGCAGCGGCAATCAATCGGATCGAACTTATATGATTATATGACCGATGTCGGTGTGTGATTTCGATACACATATCATTTTAGAGCCTTTAAGGAAAGTAGGGCAATTTGAAGAGGTACTACCTTGGGAATTTATTAAGAATAATCTGTGATAAGAAAAACCTAAAATATATTCTTCACTTAGTCGAAATTGCTTGCAACATTTCTGCGCATCAGCAACATTTGAGTCTCTTGTAGCAACATGTTGCCCTACTCCCGACAGGATATCGCCAAAGGCAATTCTTCTGCAGCATTTTGGAGGACTGCTGCCCTTTTTTCGACAGCGACTTCAAAGTGTTGCAAGGCGGCGACTATTAAGACGGCAAATGCCCTGccgccagcagcaacacgggcgcagcagcagcagcaacagcaacaacagcagcagcggcagcaacaccAAAAGCAATGTTGCTGTTGTAGCCGGCACGGCGGCGGCTTAAGTGGCGTAAATTACAGATCGGCGCTTTTAACTTTGATGCCGATTCGTACATGAAATGAAAACACGAAAATAATGAGTGAATGTGgctcttgttgctgttgttgctggcttTGTTGTTCCTGTTGTTTAGTGTCGGCAATTGGCAGTTACTTTCGACGTAATTATGTTATTGCTCCGGCTgaagtggcagcagcaacaagttgCTCATCGGGTTCTGACACTCCAGGTTTCCACAAGCCAAGCTCGAACTTCCCCAACCGAAACTTAATAGAGTGGCAATGGCTTTTAAAGAGCAAACTCTCTCATTGTTTCGGCTGATTAGAGGCATGCATTTTAAAGAATCGAAATATCCCTTTAAGACATTTTAATCATTGAGATCCTTGAACTACCGCATTGTAACACATTCTCTGCCACATTTCCAGGGATCCCATGGACGCGTTCTTCTTCGACCAGCACATGCGTACCGCTCCCCTGCGATTCTTCCCCGATCCGCTGATGTCGCAATTGACTCCTCAGGAGGCAGATGCCGCATCCATGGCGCTGTTGGAGAAAGCCCGCCAGCACTTGCAGATGTTTGGACGATCGCCGTACACGGAGATGTTGCTGCCGCATCTGTATCAGCGATCGGCGGCACCGCCGCCGCCCCCACCGGCCCCCCACCTCAGCGCCTTTCAGCTGGGAAtgtggcagcagcagtggcCCCAACTCACAGCCGGATTCCTGGCCAGCGCCAATCAGCAGGCGGCCTTGGCTTTGGCAGCGGCGGGCGCTAATCGCACGCCACCACCTCCGATGGCGGTGGCGCCACCAgctcctgccacgcccacctccTCGTGCGGCTCCGCCTCTCCGGATCTGAGGGCC
This genomic stretch from Drosophila mauritiana strain mau12 chromosome 2L, ASM438214v1, whole genome shotgun sequence harbors:
- the LOC117147849 gene encoding T-box protein H15 isoform X1, whose translation is MLLSNQPANTKPQQTPSPSQTQNFKSKLQQQIVSAAAAAAANIANGSSHHHHHQNQHHHHPLNNHHNHNQHNISFATDFSIAAIMARGGNAPSSREPSERSLSPASVERYSGQDADDDVDVDVVDCSDSEMPSATAAAAAAATTAAAAAAALQAQQQARQALRVAQQQQQQQQQQRQQTHHHATTGKQQRQHHNHHSSNTNNSSNSGNSNTNSKSSSQRGRSAAAVGAAATPSPPPPPPSQSPEELERLSPEESPAQQPTPKIVGSCNCDDLTPVQCHLETKELWDKFHELGTEMIITKSGRRMFPTVRVSFSGPLRQIQPADRYAVLLDVVPLDSRRYRYAYHRSSWLVAGKADPPPPSRIYAHPDCPLSPEALRKQVVSFEKVKLTNNEMDKSGQVVLNSMHRYQPRIHLVRLSHGQSIPASPKELQDMDHKTFVFPETVFTAVTAYQNQLITKLKIDSNPFAKGFRDSSRLSDFDRDPMDAFFFDQHMRTAPLRFFPDPLMSQLTPQEADAASMALLEKARQHLQMFGRSPYTEMLLPHLYQRSAAPPPPPPAPHLSAFQLGMWQQQWPQLTAGFLASANQQAALALAAAGANRTPPPPMAVAPPAPATPTSSCGSASPDLRARPQLSHYPQRFSPYQVPQHQASPPASNRAESP
- the LOC117147849 gene encoding T-box protein H15 isoform X2, which gives rise to MLLSNQPANTKPQQTPSPSQTQNFKSKLQQQIVSAAAAAAANIANGSSHHHHHQNQHHHHPLNNHHNHNQHNISFATDFSIAAIMARGGNAPSSREPSERSLSPASVERYSGQDADDDVDVDVVDCSDSEMPSATAAAAAAATTAAAAAAALQAQQQARQALRVAQQQQQQQQQQRQQTHHHATTGKQQRQHHNHHSSNTNNSSNSGNSNTNSKSSSQRGRSAAAVGAAATPSPPPPPPSQSPEELERLSPEESPAQPTPKIVGSCNCDDLTPVQCHLETKELWDKFHELGTEMIITKSGRRMFPTVRVSFSGPLRQIQPADRYAVLLDVVPLDSRRYRYAYHRSSWLVAGKADPPPPSRIYAHPDCPLSPEALRKQVVSFEKVKLTNNEMDKSGQVVLNSMHRYQPRIHLVRLSHGQSIPASPKELQDMDHKTFVFPETVFTAVTAYQNQLITKLKIDSNPFAKGFRDSSRLSDFDRDPMDAFFFDQHMRTAPLRFFPDPLMSQLTPQEADAASMALLEKARQHLQMFGRSPYTEMLLPHLYQRSAAPPPPPPAPHLSAFQLGMWQQQWPQLTAGFLASANQQAALALAAAGANRTPPPPMAVAPPAPATPTSSCGSASPDLRARPQLSHYPQRFSPYQVPQHQASPPASNRAESP